DNA sequence from the Pichia kudriavzevii chromosome 4, complete sequence genome:
CGTCATGATATTTCTCATTGAAGCCTAGAAATGGGTTTTTAATATCACTGTTGACATCTAGAGGTGATTTGAAATCGTCTTCCACAATAATGTCATTCTGAACTTCTTGTTCGAGTTCTTTGAATTGGTTTTCCCAATCCACGTGCACGTTTTGTTCTTGGCTCTGATTCTGCGTATTGATATTAACCTGATCCCCTGATTGTTCCAGACGCCAACGTTGAACTGGGTCTCCCATCTGAAACAGTTGTGCAGGCATACGAGCAGTCACCATTGGGACATGATGATTTCTCTGAAGAGTGTGGGCAATACCGTTTGAGGCATTTTGCTCAACACTTACACCTTGGATAAACTGCTGTGGCAGGCCCATTTGTGCATTGCCCTTCGCAAACTCCGCAGTCCAGCTAGAAGATCCACTCATGGCATGATCCAGCGACTGTGATTGATGgtgctgctgctgctgctcTTGTTGGCGCCCTTGTTGATAGTGCCCCATTTGGCTGATTTCATGGGCCAATGGCCTGAAATTAAAAGCATCGGCCCGGTCAAGAGAGGACCCTTGGTCCATAAAGCTGTTAAGCATTTGCAAGTTCTGTTGGTTCATCATTATGTCGTTATGGACGCCATTCTGGCGTGGTATACCGCCTATTTGGGCACTCGAGTTTCTAATTGAGTTCTCTAGAGACGTATCGAAGTCTGCTCTTTTCGAAAGCTGGGCTAGCGGGTTTGCCCCCGCAGCACAATCACTACCACCAAGAAACGACATTTGTACCTAGTCCTAGTCCCCACTACCAGCACGACCTGATAACGTGACAAATCGTCATCAAAGGACACCCCTTGTCGATCTTGAATCACTCCCTCCTCCTCTCTACTTTATCTTTTTGTGAAATTTAATGCTCACATTGGGCGCCTCGCTAAATTCTCATAATTTCCTCGCCCGGTCCGGTTTTCTCCTTCCCCCCCGCTTTCTCCGCTTTCAGGGCGAAGAGGATCCAGCTCGTTTTGACATCAGAGTATTCACTGTACaacctttcttttctggACTTTCTCCTGTTTTCCCAGAGACACTCGACAACGTGGTTCTCATTTCTGCATATACAAGCATCCAATGTCATCATCAGCAACAAACACAGCTGCCCAGAAACTCTCCCAgaaaatcttcaataaacAAACCCTCAAGTATGTGTTCACCACCCATTTCTGGGGTCCGGCCTCTAATTTCGGTATCCCCGTAGCTGCTGTCTTGGACTTGAGAAACAAACCAGAAGACACAATCTCTGGCCCAATGACTGTTTCGTTGATTGCATACTCACTTGTCTTTATGAAGTATGCTCTAGCAGTTACACCGAAaaattatcttcttttcgGTTGTCATGCCATTAATACCGTGGCTCAAACAGGCCAAGGTTTGAGGTACCTCCATTACCATTATTTTTCCGAGAATAAAAAGGATGATGCATAATGAGAGGTACAGCCggttacttttttttttatagaGAGACATAAATCGTACTGCTAATGTGTCCAGGTTGTCAATACAGTCTGCTTTTTGCTAATACAACTATATATAACgggatgaagaagaaaaaaaaaagaaaaaaagaaaaaaaaacatagGCACCATATACTAGCCGTATGATGTGTTTGATATAAAATAGAGTATATTATTCCTTTCTTATCTAATTAGCACGCTTAATCAAACAAACCTTTGATTTGTAATTTTTGGGTAGGCCCAAGGTAATTTTCTTGGCATGCCACTCCGTCGTCCCCAACAGGTTCTTCCTCCGTTAAGAGACGTCTCTTGTTCTTGCCATGTACCATATCGTGTTCAACGGTGGCATCGATTCGGTCCTTCTTAAAACCGGGCTTTTCAACAACACGTGTCTGATGAAACCGTTCATCTTCCCAGAATATCTGTTGGTAATCTCCTACGTCCCCCCCACGGCTGGCATCTGACAACACGTCATTGTCTACTGACTCAGGAACAACCAGGTCTTGTGGATACTCCACAGCGTGGAGATCATCATCCGGTACAAACAATGGCTCCTTAACTGCAACCGGATGATCATCCTGACGGTTCGATAGAGGCATGGCCAATTCAGCATTGGTGAATTGTTTCCATATATTTCCCTTTACTGTAGGTAACGCTTCTAACGCAGATAGAGATTGTCTGTGCCCGGAAGCCGATGTAAGATCTCTGATTTTCTGATTGACAGCCGCATTCATGGCTTCGAGTATTATTCTCGACGATTCTCCATCCGTTACTTCGGTTAATGAAATCGAACAGCATTCCAGGATTTCATTATCACCGTCAGTGAAatactttttttcaaaaataatgGGATACCCagatttggagaagattATGTCACATATATTATCTTCATAATCATTAGAGAACCCACGGTCATAGCTTGAAATAGTTCTTGATCTTTTATTGGACTTCGTATTATCATCATCGCTATTGAATCCCGTAAAACCGGTACTTATCAACTGTATaaacattttgaaattcctGAGTCGGAATGAAACTTGTATATCCTTGATATCTCGGTCTTCTTTATATTCACGTACGTTATTATATGCAATCTGGTTTAACTGTATTTGAATACTCAAGTTCATTGGCTTGTTCACAACTGAATCTCCTCTACCTATTATGTTCTGCCTATTGTACCCTATAAGGACAAGGCTTTTCTCCTTAGGGCGTATTTCGAGCCGAAAATCTTCTATTTGTTGAGGAAACACCTGTATAAAGCGTTTCAATATAAGTGTGTTGATTGCTATCCTATGCACGCGttcatcctcctcctcctccaaAAGATCGAACCCATCATCTTCcaacacacctcgctctTCCTGTTCATCAGAAagtctttgattttctaGTGTTTTCAAGTATATGAAACTAATTTTACTATCACACCCAAACATTGAAGGTCTGTAAGAAactgaatattttttcttcaacccTGCTTTTGTTTCAAACTCTACAAATAGTCTATTCGAATAAATCATTTGTGATATTTCGTTCCCTGCTATGAGAAATATTTTCCAGCTTTCTGCATCATCCGCACAATCCTTAAATAATGTGTTCATGTCTCGACTGTTGATAATCAATGAATAGTTTTTAGCATAGTTTTCAACGTTTGTCATTGTACGTGTCACATTATCAGTGATCTCTCCTTCGATTCTAAACATTCTGAAAAAACATTCTTTgaatgatattttcataACACtggtttttgttttattcaTACTTGAGAAAACCAGTTCTGAATAACACCGTCGTCCTTGTTCATCGTGTCCTGTCTCGGTGCCTTGTCGAATAtcaattttcaaactgtCTGAAATTGTATGTAAAGCTCCAATAGCTCTGGTCCATAATGCTCTTGAACTTTTTGCCTTAAGCTCTAATTCAAATCGAAAAGGCATCTTGACTTCATCCCCTTTATTCTATGACATTAAAATGTTAGTTTCATTAAAACAAGAAACTGGCGAAGGTCAAACTTCTCAAATGCACATTGCCACATTAGGCTCAGCCATTTCAGCTGTGCCGCGTTTCATGAAACtggag
Encoded proteins:
- a CDS encoding uncharacterized protein (PKUD0D03810; similar to Saccharomyces cerevisiae YGL080W (FMP37); ancestral locus Anc_6.199); amino-acid sequence: MSSSATNTAAQKLSQKIFNKQTLKYVFTTHFWGPASNFGIPVAAVLDLRNKPEDTISGPMTVSLIAYSLVFMKYALAVTPKNYLLFGCHAINTVAQTGQGLRYLHYHYFSENKKDDA
- a CDS encoding uncharacterized protein (PKUD0D03820; similar to Saccharomyces cerevisiae YPL194W (DDC1); ancestral locus Anc_6.200); this translates as MPFRFELELKAKSSRALWTRAIGALHTISDSLKIDIRQGTETGHDEQGRRCYSELVFSSMNKTKTSVMKISFKECFFRMFRIEGEITDNVTRTMTNVENYAKNYSLIINSRDMNTLFKDCADDAESWKIFLIAGNEISQMIYSNRLFVEFETKAGLKKKYSVSYRPSMFGCDSKISFIYLKTLENQRLSDEQEERGVLEDDGFDLLEEEEDERVHRIAINTLILKRFIQVFPQQIEDFRLEIRPKEKSLVLIGYNRQNIIGRGDSVVNKPMNLSIQIQLNQIAYNNVREYKEDRDIKDIQVSFRLRNFKMFIQLISTGFTGFNSDDDNTKSNKRSRTISSYDRGFSNDYEDNICDIIFSKSGYPIIFEKKYFTDGDNEILECCSISLTEVTDGESSRIILEAMNAAVNQKIRDLTSASGHRQSLSALEALPTVKGNIWKQFTNAELAMPLSNRQDDHPVAVKEPLFVPDDDLHAVEYPQDLVVPESVDNDVLSDASRGGDVGDYQQIFWEDERFHQTRVVEKPGFKKDRIDATVEHDMVHGKNKRRLLTEEEPVGDDGVACQENYLGPTQKLQIKGLFD